The Lycium barbarum isolate Lr01 chromosome 12, ASM1917538v2, whole genome shotgun sequence genome includes a region encoding these proteins:
- the LOC132622193 gene encoding uncharacterized protein LOC132622193: MGIVCSSCQSTSVSTAKLILHDGRLQEFSYPVKASYLLQNDPTIFICNSDEMDFGDVISAVSENEELQLGQLYFALPLNRLKHKLKAEEMAALAVKASSALNNSGGEKFIVFEKSGRNFSKKLVDDNSGSKRSNGPGSSGRRKKFTAKLSAINE; encoded by the coding sequence atGGGTATTGTATGCAGTTCATGCCAATCCACATCAGTTTCTACTGCCAAATTAATACTTCACGATGGTAGATTACAAGAGTTTTCTTATCCAGTGAAGGCTTCTTACTTATTACAAAATGACCCTACAATATTTATTTGTAACTCTGATGAAATGGATTTTGGAGACGTGATTTCTGCCGTAAGTGAAAATGAGGAGCTTCAACTTGGTCAGCTATATTTTGCTTTACCTTTGAACCGATTGAAACATAAGCTGAAGGCTGAGGAAATGGCTGCATTAGCTGTGAAGGCAAGCTCTGCATTAAACAATAGTGGTGGTGAGAAATTTATTGTATTTGAAAAAAGTGGTCGTAATTTTTCGAAGAAATTAGTGGATGATAATAGTGGTTCTAAAAGGAGTAATGGACCTGGCAGTAGTGGTAGGAGAAAGAAGTTCACGGCGAAGTTGAGTGCAATAAATGAGTAG